The following are encoded together in the Panicum virgatum strain AP13 chromosome 6K, P.virgatum_v5, whole genome shotgun sequence genome:
- the LOC120713296 gene encoding uncharacterized protein LOC120713296, with protein MGEEKKLMELCVPTSAELKIRDLTQPQKTFEIRSSVINMICYTFNIEGVTDNQIRARLFPFSLIGKAHQWLSTLPEDTVNNWQQLLTAFIAKYFSPGKTQALRNKISTFAQYPMETFAKAYERFNDYVLACPHHNFQKWDLVQKFYGGLNAVCRAQIDASSGGSILSLTPTEVESLFKKIAENGAWGADRAPSTSQTPSTAVAKSVLEVDKMEILGGKIDSLMRRFEKMESGRAEEVKATEARMTCEECGDYGHSRENCPEEAKAFDYARKEGWIPPSNTKINKDTHSKFKAMDMVLENIDGKITTVGSSNQQLMGMMKILENQLSQLAEHLPNRNDGKLPGQPQSKESLKAISTRSGKETKDPVMPTRSASQVEEESQSEDEPSVMFDDTRILPEKSRVCSSKTDEQFNRFVEMIKHLNITLSLLDALQVPTYAKYFKDLLANKKEVTSDNVKMNTECSAAIMDIPLEKKADPGCPSIPCSIGELSIDKALCDLGASVSVMPKSMFDKLRLPKPEPTSMCLELADRSVRYLEGVAEDVPVQIGTNLVPVDFVILEMGASSRSPLMLGRPFLRTAQANINVGKGEIKFNINGESTLFKFRPRFEVCRSVEEDEA; from the exons ATGGGTGAAGAGAAGAAGCTCATGGAGTTGTGTGTGCCAACCTCAGCTGAGTTGAAGATCAGAGACCTCACTCAACCTCAGAAGACCTTCGAGATCAGGAGCTCAGtgatcaacatg ATCTGCTACACGTTCAACATAGAAGGAGTCACTGACAACCAGATCCGAGCAAGGTTATTTCCATTTTCTCTGATCGGGAAAGCTCACCAGTGGCTGTCTACACTTCCAGAGGATACAGTGAACAATTGGCAGCAGTTACTTACAGCGTTCATCGCCAAGTACTTTTCACCTGGGAAGACTCAAGCTTTGCGGAACAAGATTTCAACATTTGCGCAGTACCCCATGGAGACATTTGCTAAAGCCTATGAGAGATTCAACGATTATGTGTTAGCCTGTCCTCACCACAACTTTCAGAAATGGGACTTAGTGCAGAAATTCTATGGTGGACTCAACGCAGTGTGTAGAGCTCAGATTGACGCATCATCCGGAGGATCAATTCTCAGTCTCACTCCTACTGAGGTAGAGAGTTTGTTCAAGAAGATTGCTGAGAATGGAGCATGGGGAGCAGACAGGGCACCTAGCACGAGTCAGACTCCATCCACTGCTGTAGCGAAGAGTGTGCTAGAGGTGGATAAGATGGAGATCCTTGGTGGAAAGATAGACTCACTCATGAGGAGGTTCGAGAAGATGGAGAGTGGCAGAGCAGAGGAAGTGAAAGCTACTGAAGCCAGAATGACTTGTGAAGAGTGTGGAGACTACGGCCATTCGAGGGAGAATTGCCCAGAGGAAGCTAAGGCTTTTGACTATGCCAGAAAGGAAGGTTGGATTCCCCCGTCCAA CACCAAGATCAACAAAGACACTCActccaagttcaaggctatggacatgGTGCTAGAGAATATCGACGGCAAGATCACTACTGTGGGAAGCTCGAATCAACAGCTCATGGGGATGATGAAGATTTTAGAGAATCAGCTCTCTCAGTTAGCAGAACATCTCCCTAACAGAAATGATGGAAAGTTGCCAGGTCAACCACAGTCCAAGGAGTCACTGAAGGCTATCTCTACCAGGTCAGGAAAAGAGACTAAGGACCCAGTGATGCCTACAAGATCTGCCAGTCAAGTGGAAGAGGAAAGTCAGAGTGAAGACGAACCTTCAGTGATGTTTGATGACACTAGGATTCTACCAGAGAAGAGCAGGGTTTGTTCTAGCAAGACAGATGAGCAGTTCAACAGATTCGTTGAGATGATCAAGCATCTGAACATCACTCTGTCGCTATTGGATGCACTTCAAGTTCCCACTTATGCTAAGTACTTCAAGGATTTGTTAGCTAACAAGAAGGAAGTGACATCCGACAATGTGAAGATGAATACTGAGTGTAGTGCAGCTATCATGGACATACCCCTGGAGAAGAAGGCAGATCCGGGATGTCCCAGCATTCCATGCTCTATTGGTGAACTTAGCATTGACAAGGCTCTGTGCGATCTTGGAGCAAGTGTTAGTGTGATGCCGAAGTCAATGTTCGATAAGCTGCGACTGCCGAAACCAGAACCAACTTCCATGTGTCTAGAGTTAGCTGATCGCTCAGTCAGATATCTAGAAGGAGTAGCTGAAGATGTGCCGGTGCAAATTGGAACTAATCTTGTACCAGTGGACTTCGTTATTCTGGAGATGGGAGCAAGCTCAAGATCACCATTGATGCTAGGAAGACCTTTCCTCAGGACAGCTCAAGCTAACATCAATGTCGGGAAGGGAGAAATCAAATTCAACATCAATGGAGAATCTACTTTGTTCAAATTTCGTCCAAGATTTGAAGTGTGTAGATCAGTTGAAGAAGACGAAGCTTGA